The following nucleotide sequence is from Hevea brasiliensis isolate MT/VB/25A 57/8 chromosome 7, ASM3005281v1, whole genome shotgun sequence.
aaaacgacataagccgagtcagttgtgtcgcgggttgtgtcgctctcggcgtgaatatctgacgatcgacacaacctgcgacatgagctaattcggttgtgctgcaggttgtgtcgctctcggcttttttttttttttttcaacttcaaaatttttgcaattcgattttaatctcctccaaatggctactctgatcaaaattcatcaaatttctccagatttaacctacaaagcaaataaattctaaaaattaaactaagaaatgtgaaaattgtaaaattgactaaatatatactaatatctaaaataatagctatgaataagggtaaattatgtgcaaaaataacacctaaatgatgatctaaaatgcatgcatcagttGTTCATTAAAGCGAAGAGATATTGAAAGGCACTACCAATGAATGTCGCAGCGATATTATTTATTGAATGGATATAATGATGTCAACTTGTGACATACCTATATAGCCTCTTTACCAGAGTAGTTCCAACTTGAATGGTAGATATCAATTTTGACCACCTATCAAGAAGTTCAGCCTACAGAGTCATCTTTTCATCGACAGACAGATGGTACTGTTCGAACTACATTTCAGCCCATCaaactgataaaaaaaaaaaaatcacattccTTGTATACCAAAGCATGAAGTTATATAGTTTTATATACTTTTTTCTATTTAAAAGTCAGTTAATTATTTAAAAAGtcatttaattttgaaattatatATGCACAAAAATTTTTGAGGAGATGGGTCTCCAGTCGCTTTCGTCCCTCAATGATTAATTAGTTTGAAGAAACGTGTTTTTTCATCACAATTGGAATGCCTTGTCACCACAAAACTCTTCCTATATATTGTCGGCCATGCAATAAATTTATCTTGAGAGGAAAACCCAACTAGCTGATTGAATTGAcagaaaattagagaaaatgtaagAGAAAGTaatcttatttttattaaaaaataatattttataagtcaattaattataatattaaaaaaaataattctaaTCAGTAGTTATAAATATTgtatatttttaaaatcttaagagAATTATCAAATGTTTATATCTCATTTATgtctattaaaaatttatatttgatattgatatatttaataaatgagtCTCACTATAATATTagaaattcatttattttaaataatttttacctAGATTCAATTTACTATCTatccaaaatataaatatatgagattTATATATTTGATAAATAAATATCACCATATATCTTGTATTttgaattcataatgaataaactattctaaataaaaaaaaaaaaagaaaaatccgaTAGATAGAAGGTTGGTGAATTTTTCTTACCCAGCTAAATCGTATCCATCATAGACTCTAGATACAGGATGTAAATGAGTCTCACATATTAAATAAATGAGTCTCatatatttgtattttaaataCATAATAGACCTGATatagataaaaaattttcaattattgaCATAAGACACCGCCCTAATTTTCCATTTTTAAATCGGTTACTTTAACCATACTGCCAAGACTCatatatatacattttttttattaatttaaagacttaaatgtgagattttaaaattttgaagacCGACAATTTAATTGGTCAAAGATTTCCTACTGTACAACCACAACCAGCATTTGACAATTTGGTACAACTTACAATCACATAAGAAGGGAAATGAAAACTTCTCCATTAGTAAAGTCTGGTGcatatttggatttgttttctttcttttcccattGTCGAATTAGCATTACAACATCAATACAatgattttcttttgatttttgaaaaaagggaagttgtaattaatttattttttttagaaaatcaaTGTCAAATAGAacctttttaaaaaatatatattttcattttaaaatacTTGAATTTAAGCATTGTAACAACGCTAGGTCAAAGAAACTTTTTAggagaaattaaaaaataaaataattaatttaatattaaataaatatttagtcGTTCTCCTTTGTCAATTTGAtcatgaaaaaaatatatatttaatttaacttgtaattatatttaaattataaataatatttaaataatttggtTCACATGCAGCCACGTGGTGTACCTaagaaattttttctttttccatATGTGAAATGTAGAGCTGATTTTGAGATAATTGAAGGAAAGGAAAGGATGTTACCTAGTACAATTGACGTGGCGAAAATGTATCAGCATTGCCATTGAGAACTCTTCTCTATAAATAGCCAAACATGCAACGCAACCTGCACAATACAGCGAAGAGAGAAAAGCATCGTAAAGAGTTAGATATATCCTCAGAAAAATGGCAGTCGCGCATTTTGTTCTCATTCATACCATTTGCCATGGTGCATGGATTTGGTATAAACTCAAACCTGTCCTTGAGGCAGCTGGCCACAAGGTCACTGCACTGGACCTTGCAGCTAGTGGCATTGACCCAAGGCAAATTGAGCAGATTGGCTCATTTGATGAGTACTCTGAACCCTTGTTAACGTTCATGACATCAGTCCCAGATGGAGAAAAGGTGATACTGGTTGGAGAGAGCTGTGGAGGTCTCAATATTGCTATTGCTGCTGATAAATTCCCAGAAAAGATTGCAGCTGCTGTTTTCCACAATTCAGTAATGCCAGACACGGATCACAGCCCATCTTATGTTGTGGATAAGGTACGTGCACGTTTAGCAGAAAAAGTGTTTTACATGCATATTTAACAGATAGAGCTCTGATCTAATCTGTTCATCTTTGTTTCTCTCGTGTCATTACACAGCTCATGGAGGTCTTTCCCGACTGGAAAGACACTGTGTATTTTGATTACACTATCAATTGCGAGACTATAACTGGGTTGAAACTAGGCTTCAAGCTTTTGAGGGAGAATTTATATACCGTATGCCCTCCCGAGGTATATCTTTAATCTGGGTTAATTTCACTAATGATTAGAATTTACCAAACTATTTTTTGAAAAAGATTTATTTTCTATTGGGATTCATATATTAGGACTCTTGAATTTGGATCAATTCTGTATAGTTATGGATacaaattcatgaattcaaatgcaagattaaaaatatatattcaaaGGAGTAGACTTACACCAATTTGGAATAATTCTTTGCTGCAGTTCAATTTAATaatctattaaaataatttaattattttaaaagaaagATAATTAATGTGTTTagaagaaattttaaaataatagaatttatttaaatttcattattgGAATAA
It contains:
- the LOC110633508 gene encoding (S)-hydroxynitrile lyase-like, with protein sequence MAVAHFVLIHTICHGAWIWYKLKPVLEAAGHKVTALDLAASGIDPRQIEQIGSFDEYSEPLLTFMTSVPDGEKVILVGESCGGLNIAIAADKFPEKIAAAVFHNSVMPDTDHSPSYVVDKLMEVFPDWKDTVYFDYTINCETITGLKLGFKLLRENLYTVCPPEDYELAKRLCRKGSLFQNILAKRKNFTKEGYGSIKRIYVHTDSDKIFLPEFQYWQIQNYKPDKVYKVIGGDHKLMLTKTKEIAHILQEVADTYVCL